One part of the Sphaerochaeta sp. genome encodes these proteins:
- a CDS encoding DUF3320 domain-containing protein, with protein MYTECVLPMTEMDAQSFLQSDPEEMRRRFEAVIQTEGPILDSLLEKRVLRSYGLVKRGSRIRPLMDRILEAMDTERTWQVSADGKRHAVYWPESYRGKDKATFTECRIPSDRDIMEIPLCEVANLMRSIGVKQKTKLFNLTAKQLGYARKGANIRKTFALAYPLI; from the coding sequence ATGTATACCGAATGCGTGTTACCGATGACGGAGATGGATGCCCAATCGTTCCTCCAGAGTGATCCCGAGGAGATGCGCCGGAGGTTTGAGGCAGTCATCCAGACGGAAGGTCCGATTCTGGACAGCCTTCTGGAAAAACGGGTGCTCCGCTCCTATGGTTTGGTGAAGCGGGGAAGCAGGATTCGCCCGTTGATGGACCGTATCCTGGAAGCAATGGATACGGAACGCACCTGGCAGGTATCCGCCGATGGCAAGCGGCATGCCGTCTATTGGCCGGAATCCTACCGCGGAAAAGACAAGGCGACGTTCACCGAATGCAGGATTCCCAGTGATCGTGACATCATGGAAATCCCGCTGTGCGAGGTGGCCAACCTGATGCGGAGCATCGGCGTCAAACAAAAAACCAAGCTGTTCAACCTTACGGCCAAACAGCTTGGCTACGCGCGCAAGGGAGCGAACATCAGAAAGACGTTCGCCCTCGCCTATCCGCTTATTTGA
- the cysK gene encoding cysteine synthase A: protein MSHIYQDITQTIGHTPLVRINKLNKDGYATVLVKVESFNPCSSVKDRIGFAMIDDAEKRGIIKPGATLVEPTSGNTGVGLAFTAAVKGYHLIITMPETMSIERRKLLAAFGAELVLTEGSKGMSGAIAKAKEIAASIPGSFIPSQFTNPANWKAHYTTTGPEIWEDSGHNVDVFIAGVGTGGTVTGIGKYLKEKNPNVKIVAVEPETSPVLKEGHAGPHKIQGIGAGFVPEVLDRSVLDDVFEANDAKAGQTARAAAREEGLLIGISSGAALSAALEYSKKPENKGKTIVALLPDTGERYLSTWLFEDIK, encoded by the coding sequence ATGTCGCACATCTATCAGGACATCACGCAGACCATCGGACATACTCCCCTGGTACGGATCAATAAATTGAACAAGGACGGTTACGCGACCGTGCTGGTCAAGGTGGAGAGCTTCAATCCTTGCTCTTCCGTGAAGGATCGTATTGGATTCGCCATGATTGACGACGCGGAGAAGCGCGGAATCATCAAACCGGGAGCAACGCTTGTTGAGCCGACCAGTGGAAACACCGGTGTCGGATTGGCGTTCACCGCGGCGGTGAAGGGATATCATCTGATCATCACCATGCCGGAGACGATGTCCATCGAGCGCAGAAAACTACTTGCCGCCTTTGGCGCTGAGCTGGTGCTCACCGAAGGCTCCAAAGGAATGAGCGGCGCCATCGCCAAAGCCAAAGAGATCGCGGCTTCCATCCCTGGTTCGTTCATCCCCAGCCAGTTCACCAACCCGGCCAACTGGAAAGCCCATTACACCACCACCGGTCCGGAGATTTGGGAAGATTCCGGACATAACGTGGATGTGTTCATCGCCGGCGTCGGCACCGGTGGCACGGTGACCGGTATCGGCAAGTATCTGAAAGAGAAGAACCCCAACGTAAAGATTGTTGCCGTTGAGCCGGAGACCAGCCCGGTCCTGAAGGAAGGGCATGCCGGTCCGCACAAGATCCAGGGCATCGGCGCGGGATTCGTTCCCGAGGTGCTTGATCGTTCCGTGCTGGACGATGTGTTCGAGGCGAATGACGCCAAAGCCGGTCAGACGGCGCGCGCCGCGGCCCGTGAGGAAGGCCTTTTGATCGGTATTTCTTCCGGTGCAGCCCTGTCCGCCGCCCTGGAGTACTCAAAGAAGCCGGAGAACAAGGGCAAGACGATCGTCGCGCTTCTTCCCGATACGGGTGAGCGCTATCTGTCCACCTGGTTGTTCGAAGACATCAAATAA